From a single Pempheris klunzingeri isolate RE-2024b chromosome 2, fPemKlu1.hap1, whole genome shotgun sequence genomic region:
- the ece1 gene encoding endothelin-converting enzyme 1 isoform X2, protein MSTYKRATLDEEDLVDSTGDDIYPSSPMQVTLLHGRGPSCWPDRTQRERRLLFLLCVVSVGLFISLITTGVFYKQTHPGLCLTEPCITVASAVMGGLDRSVDPCHDFYNFSCGGWVRNNPLPEGMSRWGPFSILWEHNILVMKHLLENTTMKGLSKAEEKAQRYYQACMNEAKIEELGAKPLQELIDQIGGWALTGPWDKDNFQEVLRTVSANYRTSPFFTVFVSTDSKNSSANIIQVDQSSLGLPSRDYYLNKTANEKYLTAYLNFLTELGVLLGSTKETSRALMEEIVDFETTLANITVPQEERRDEELIYHKMEAKDLTTLVPVVDWMPYLTEVFAPVPLNESEPVVVYAKEYLQKVSDLIAKTNRSLLNNYMIMKVVRKMVSNLDQRFQDAEQHFLEIMYGTKKSCTPRWKLCVSDTDSALGFALGAMFVKDTFAEDSKAIAENMVSEIKWAFEDSLKYVSWMDSETKKAAKEKADAIYNMVGYPEFIMNSTKLDKVFNDFEVVSELYFQNVMQYYNFSARVTADQLRKTPNRNQWSMTPPTVNAYYNPTKNEMVLPAGIFQAPFYSRSWPKALNFGGIGVVMGHELTHAFDDQGREYDKDGNLRPWWKNSSVEAFKKQTQCMVEQYGNYSINKEPLNGRHTLGENIADNGGLKAAYKAYVNWIKKNGEEATLPALGMTNHQLFFVGFAQVWCSVRTPESSHEGMITDPHSPSRFRVIGTMSNSEEFSKHFGCKADAAMNPKHKCELW, encoded by the exons ATGTCAACGTATAAGAGAGCCACGCTGGATGAGGAGGACCTGGTTGATTCCACCGGTGACGACATCTACCCATCATCACCCATGCAG gTGACTCTACTGCATGGCCGCGGGCCCTCGTGTTGGCCCGACAGgacccagagagagaggaggctgctgtttctgctgtgtgtcgTGTCTGTGGGACTGTTCATATCTCTCATCACAACCGGGGTCTTCTACAAACAGA CTCACCCGGGCTTGTGCCTAACAGAGCCATGCATTACTGTGGCCAGTGCAGTCATGGGAGGCCTTGACAGATCTGTTGACCCCTGCCATGATTTCTACAACTTTTCCTGTGGGGGCTGGGTGAGGAACAATCCCCTCCCTGAGGGCATGTCCCGCTGGGGACCTTTCAGCATCCTCTGGGAGCACAACATACTTGTAATGAAGCATTTATTAG AAAACACAACGATGAAAGGTCTGAGCAAGGCTGAGGAGAAGGCCCAGCGATATTATCAGGCCTGCATGAATGAGGCCAAGATTGAGGAGTTAGGAGCTAAGCCACTACAGGAGCTAATCGACCAG ATAGGAGGCTGGGCCCTGACCGGACCCTGGGACAAGGACAACTTCCAGGAAGTTTTGCGCACGGTGTCAGCCAACTATCGCACCTCGCCTTTCTTCACCGTGTTTGTTAGCACTGACTCCAAAAACTCCAGCGCTAACATCATCCAG GTGGATCAGTCCAGCCTGGGACTGCCTTCACGGGATTACTACCTCAACAAAACTGCAAATGAAAAG TATCTGACGGCATACCTCAACTTCCTGACGGAGTTAGGGGTCCTCCTGGGCAGCACCAAGGAGACGTCTCGGGCGCTGATGGAGGAGATTGTGGACTTTGAAACCACCCTGGCGAACATCACAGTCCctcaggaggagaggagagacgagGAGCTCATCTACCACAAGATGGAGGCCAAGGATCTCACA actcTGGTTCCTGTAGTGGACTGGATGCCATACCTCACAGAAGTGTTTGCTCCTGTGCCGCTCAACGAGTCAGAACCGGTGGTTGTTTATGCCAAAGAATACCTCCAGAAAGTTTCAGACCTCATAGCTAAAACAAATAGAAg CCTACTCAACAACTACATGATCATGAAGGTGGTGAGGAAGATGGTGTCCAATTTGGACCAAAGGTTCCAGGATGCAGAGCAGCACTTCCTTGAGATCATGTACGGAACCAAGAAG AGCTGCACTCCACGCTGGAAGCTGTGCGTCAGCGACACAGACAGCGCCCTGGGCTTTGCTCTTGGAGCCATGTTTGTCAAAGACACCTTTGCCGAGGACAGCAAGGCCATT GCTGAAAACATGGTTTCAGAGATTAAATGGGCGTTTGAGGACAGCCTCAAGTATGTGAGCTGGATGGACTCTGAGACGAAAAAAGCGGCAAAGGAAAAg GCAGATGCGATATACAACATGGTGGGATATCCAGAGTTCATCATGAACTCCACAAAGCTGGACAAAGTGTTCAATGAT TTCGAGGTCGTGTCGGAGCTTTACTTCCAGAATGTCATGCAGTACTACAACTTTTCTGCCAGAGTGACGGCTGACCAGCTGAGGAAAACTCCCAACAGAAACCA GTGGAGCATGACCCCTCCGACTGTGAATGCATATTACAACCCAACAAAGAACGAGATGGTTCTACCAGCAGGAATTTTTCAGGCTCCGTTCTACAGCCGTTCGTGGCCAAA ggCCCTTAACTTTGGTGGAATTGGCGTTGTCATGGGACATGAACTTACTCACGCTTTTGATGACCAAG GGAGAGAATACGACAAGGATGGAAACCTGCGTCCCTGGTGGAAGAACTCCTCTGTGGAGGCCTTTAAGAAGCAGACCCAGTGCATGGTGGAGCAGTATGGAAATTACAGCATCAACAAGGAGCCTCTGAATGGAAGACACACGTTGGGAGAAAACATCGCCGACAACGGTGGACTCAAGGCCGCCTACAAG GCTTATGTGAACTGGATCAAAAAGAACGGTGAGGAGGCCACTCTGCCGGCTCTGGGAATGACGAACCATCAGCTGTTTTTTGTAGGATTTGCCCAG GTGTGGTGCTCTGTCCGGACGCCCGAAAGCTCGCACGAGGGCATGATCACAGACCCTCACAGCCCGTCGAGATTCAGAGTCATCGGCACCATGTCCAATTCAGAGGAATTCTCAAAGCACTTTGGTTGCAAAGCAGATGCGGCCATGAACCCTAAACATAAATGTGAGCTGTGGTGA
- the ece1 gene encoding endothelin-converting enzyme 1 isoform X1, protein MEALRESFLHLTFQMSTYKRATLDEEDLVDSTGDDIYPSSPMQVTLLHGRGPSCWPDRTQRERRLLFLLCVVSVGLFISLITTGVFYKQTHPGLCLTEPCITVASAVMGGLDRSVDPCHDFYNFSCGGWVRNNPLPEGMSRWGPFSILWEHNILVMKHLLENTTMKGLSKAEEKAQRYYQACMNEAKIEELGAKPLQELIDQIGGWALTGPWDKDNFQEVLRTVSANYRTSPFFTVFVSTDSKNSSANIIQVDQSSLGLPSRDYYLNKTANEKYLTAYLNFLTELGVLLGSTKETSRALMEEIVDFETTLANITVPQEERRDEELIYHKMEAKDLTTLVPVVDWMPYLTEVFAPVPLNESEPVVVYAKEYLQKVSDLIAKTNRSLLNNYMIMKVVRKMVSNLDQRFQDAEQHFLEIMYGTKKSCTPRWKLCVSDTDSALGFALGAMFVKDTFAEDSKAIAENMVSEIKWAFEDSLKYVSWMDSETKKAAKEKADAIYNMVGYPEFIMNSTKLDKVFNDFEVVSELYFQNVMQYYNFSARVTADQLRKTPNRNQWSMTPPTVNAYYNPTKNEMVLPAGIFQAPFYSRSWPKALNFGGIGVVMGHELTHAFDDQGREYDKDGNLRPWWKNSSVEAFKKQTQCMVEQYGNYSINKEPLNGRHTLGENIADNGGLKAAYKAYVNWIKKNGEEATLPALGMTNHQLFFVGFAQVWCSVRTPESSHEGMITDPHSPSRFRVIGTMSNSEEFSKHFGCKADAAMNPKHKCELW, encoded by the exons ATGGAAGCACTCAGAGAGTCTTTTCTGCATTTGACTTTTCAGATGTCAACGTATAAGAGAGCCACGCTGGATGAGGAGGACCTGGTTGATTCCACCGGTGACGACATCTACCCATCATCACCCATGCAG gTGACTCTACTGCATGGCCGCGGGCCCTCGTGTTGGCCCGACAGgacccagagagagaggaggctgctgtttctgctgtgtgtcgTGTCTGTGGGACTGTTCATATCTCTCATCACAACCGGGGTCTTCTACAAACAGA CTCACCCGGGCTTGTGCCTAACAGAGCCATGCATTACTGTGGCCAGTGCAGTCATGGGAGGCCTTGACAGATCTGTTGACCCCTGCCATGATTTCTACAACTTTTCCTGTGGGGGCTGGGTGAGGAACAATCCCCTCCCTGAGGGCATGTCCCGCTGGGGACCTTTCAGCATCCTCTGGGAGCACAACATACTTGTAATGAAGCATTTATTAG AAAACACAACGATGAAAGGTCTGAGCAAGGCTGAGGAGAAGGCCCAGCGATATTATCAGGCCTGCATGAATGAGGCCAAGATTGAGGAGTTAGGAGCTAAGCCACTACAGGAGCTAATCGACCAG ATAGGAGGCTGGGCCCTGACCGGACCCTGGGACAAGGACAACTTCCAGGAAGTTTTGCGCACGGTGTCAGCCAACTATCGCACCTCGCCTTTCTTCACCGTGTTTGTTAGCACTGACTCCAAAAACTCCAGCGCTAACATCATCCAG GTGGATCAGTCCAGCCTGGGACTGCCTTCACGGGATTACTACCTCAACAAAACTGCAAATGAAAAG TATCTGACGGCATACCTCAACTTCCTGACGGAGTTAGGGGTCCTCCTGGGCAGCACCAAGGAGACGTCTCGGGCGCTGATGGAGGAGATTGTGGACTTTGAAACCACCCTGGCGAACATCACAGTCCctcaggaggagaggagagacgagGAGCTCATCTACCACAAGATGGAGGCCAAGGATCTCACA actcTGGTTCCTGTAGTGGACTGGATGCCATACCTCACAGAAGTGTTTGCTCCTGTGCCGCTCAACGAGTCAGAACCGGTGGTTGTTTATGCCAAAGAATACCTCCAGAAAGTTTCAGACCTCATAGCTAAAACAAATAGAAg CCTACTCAACAACTACATGATCATGAAGGTGGTGAGGAAGATGGTGTCCAATTTGGACCAAAGGTTCCAGGATGCAGAGCAGCACTTCCTTGAGATCATGTACGGAACCAAGAAG AGCTGCACTCCACGCTGGAAGCTGTGCGTCAGCGACACAGACAGCGCCCTGGGCTTTGCTCTTGGAGCCATGTTTGTCAAAGACACCTTTGCCGAGGACAGCAAGGCCATT GCTGAAAACATGGTTTCAGAGATTAAATGGGCGTTTGAGGACAGCCTCAAGTATGTGAGCTGGATGGACTCTGAGACGAAAAAAGCGGCAAAGGAAAAg GCAGATGCGATATACAACATGGTGGGATATCCAGAGTTCATCATGAACTCCACAAAGCTGGACAAAGTGTTCAATGAT TTCGAGGTCGTGTCGGAGCTTTACTTCCAGAATGTCATGCAGTACTACAACTTTTCTGCCAGAGTGACGGCTGACCAGCTGAGGAAAACTCCCAACAGAAACCA GTGGAGCATGACCCCTCCGACTGTGAATGCATATTACAACCCAACAAAGAACGAGATGGTTCTACCAGCAGGAATTTTTCAGGCTCCGTTCTACAGCCGTTCGTGGCCAAA ggCCCTTAACTTTGGTGGAATTGGCGTTGTCATGGGACATGAACTTACTCACGCTTTTGATGACCAAG GGAGAGAATACGACAAGGATGGAAACCTGCGTCCCTGGTGGAAGAACTCCTCTGTGGAGGCCTTTAAGAAGCAGACCCAGTGCATGGTGGAGCAGTATGGAAATTACAGCATCAACAAGGAGCCTCTGAATGGAAGACACACGTTGGGAGAAAACATCGCCGACAACGGTGGACTCAAGGCCGCCTACAAG GCTTATGTGAACTGGATCAAAAAGAACGGTGAGGAGGCCACTCTGCCGGCTCTGGGAATGACGAACCATCAGCTGTTTTTTGTAGGATTTGCCCAG GTGTGGTGCTCTGTCCGGACGCCCGAAAGCTCGCACGAGGGCATGATCACAGACCCTCACAGCCCGTCGAGATTCAGAGTCATCGGCACCATGTCCAATTCAGAGGAATTCTCAAAGCACTTTGGTTGCAAAGCAGATGCGGCCATGAACCCTAAACATAAATGTGAGCTGTGGTGA